The following proteins are co-located in the Microbacterium sp. SORGH_AS_0888 genome:
- a CDS encoding LPXTG cell wall anchor domain-containing protein, with protein MKSLRIKLAAVAVAIVALVAAPAAAFAYTPVAPGGTITVAPGTPTTVGISGFQDSETVTFTIDGPTSATLALVKTIVSGPTSPKAVSGGTAQVTVTLPSNASGTYTLTGTGTASGAKSVAVTPSGNGTLPATGVDSASLMGVWVGGGVLLLGGLAVTVFAVRRQRQDS; from the coding sequence ATGAAGAGCCTTCGCATCAAGCTTGCTGCGGTCGCGGTCGCGATCGTCGCCCTCGTCGCGGCTCCGGCTGCGGCCTTCGCCTACACGCCCGTTGCCCCGGGCGGCACGATCACGGTCGCGCCGGGCACGCCGACGACGGTCGGAATCTCTGGCTTCCAGGACAGCGAGACCGTCACGTTCACGATCGATGGTCCGACGTCGGCGACTCTCGCCCTCGTCAAGACGATCGTGAGCGGCCCGACGAGCCCCAAGGCGGTCAGCGGTGGCACCGCGCAGGTGACGGTGACGCTGCCCTCGAACGCCTCCGGTACTTACACGCTCACCGGCACTGGCACCGCGTCCGGCGCCAAGAGCGTCGCGGTGACTCCGTCGGGCAACGGCACGCTGCCGGCCACGGGTGTCGACAGCGCGTCCCTCATGGGCGTCTGGGTCGGCGGCGGCGTCCTGCTGCTCGGCGGCCTCGCGGTCACGGTCTTCGCGGTCCGTCGCCAGCGCCAGGACTCCTGA
- the tuf gene encoding elongation factor Tu translates to MAKAKFERTKPHVNIGTIGHVDHGKTTLTAAISKVLADKYPSATNVQRDFASIDSAPEERQRGITINISHVEYETPKRHYAHVDAPGHADYIKNMITGAAQMDGAILVVAATDGPMAQTREHVLLAKQVGVPYLLVALNKADMVDDEEILELVELEVRELLSSQDFDGDNAPVVRVSGLKALEGDPEWTESIVKLMEAVDESIPDPVRDKDKPFLMPIEDVFTITGRGTVVTGRAERGTLAINSEVEIVGIRPTQKTIVTGIEMFHKQLDEAWAGENCGLLLRGTKRDDVERGQVVVKPGSVTPHTNFEGTAYILSKDEGGRHNPFYTNYRPQFYFRTTDVTGVITLPEGTEMVMPGDTTDMTVELIQPIAMEEGLGFAIREGGRTVGAGTVTKILK, encoded by the coding sequence GTGGCTAAGGCCAAGTTCGAGCGGACCAAGCCGCACGTGAACATCGGAACGATCGGTCACGTGGACCACGGCAAGACGACGCTCACCGCGGCGATCTCGAAGGTGCTCGCCGACAAGTACCCGTCCGCGACCAACGTCCAGCGCGACTTCGCGTCGATCGACTCGGCTCCCGAGGAGCGTCAGCGCGGCATCACGATCAACATCTCGCACGTCGAGTACGAGACCCCGAAGCGTCACTACGCTCACGTCGACGCCCCGGGCCACGCCGACTACATCAAGAACATGATCACCGGTGCCGCTCAGATGGACGGCGCGATCCTCGTGGTCGCCGCCACCGACGGCCCGATGGCGCAGACGCGTGAGCACGTGCTGCTGGCCAAGCAGGTCGGCGTGCCCTACCTGCTCGTCGCGCTGAACAAGGCCGACATGGTCGACGACGAGGAGATCCTGGAGCTCGTCGAGCTCGAGGTCCGTGAGCTCCTGAGCTCGCAGGACTTCGACGGCGACAACGCGCCGGTCGTGCGCGTCTCGGGCCTGAAGGCGCTCGAGGGCGACCCGGAGTGGACCGAGTCGATCGTCAAGCTCATGGAGGCCGTCGACGAGTCCATCCCGGACCCGGTGCGCGACAAGGACAAGCCGTTCCTGATGCCGATCGAGGACGTCTTCACGATCACCGGTCGTGGCACGGTCGTCACGGGCCGCGCCGAGCGTGGCACGCTCGCCATCAACTCCGAGGTCGAGATCGTCGGCATCCGCCCGACGCAGAAGACCATCGTCACGGGTATCGAGATGTTCCACAAGCAGCTCGACGAGGCCTGGGCCGGCGAGAACTGTGGTCTGCTCCTGCGCGGCACCAAGCGTGACGACGTCGAGCGCGGCCAGGTCGTCGTGAAGCCGGGCTCGGTGACCCCTCACACCAACTTCGAGGGCACCGCGTACATCCTGTCCAAGGACGAGGGTGGCCGTCACAACCCCTTCTACACGAACTACCGCCCGCAGTTCTACTTCCGCACCACGGACGTCACCGGCGTCATCACGCTGCCCGAGGGCACCGAGATGGTCATGCCCGGTGACACCACCGACATGACGGTCGAGCTGATCCAGCCGATCGCCATGGAGGAGGGCCTCGGGTTCGCGATCCGTGAGGGTGGCCGCACCGTCGGCGCCGGCACGGTGACCAAGATCCTCAAGTAA
- the fusA gene encoding elongation factor G, whose translation MAQDVLTDLKKVRNIGIMAHIDAGKTTTTERILFYTGVNHKIGETHDGAATTDWMEQEQERGITITSAAVTCFWNNHQINIIDTPGHVDFTVEVERSLRVLDGAVAVFDGKEGVEPQSETVWRQADKYDVPRICFVNKMDKLGADFYFTVDTIVNRLKAKPLVLQLPIGVENDFIGVVDLVEMRALVWPGDAKGDVTMGAKYEVQEIPADLADRAAEYREKLLETVAESDEALLEKYFGGEELTVAEIKGAIRKLTVAGELYPVLCGSAFKNRGVQPMLDAVVDYLPSPLDVPAIEAHDPKDEEKIIERHADADEPFAALAFKIVSHPFFGRLTYIRVYSGHLESGAQVVNATKGKKERIGKIFQMHANKENPVDSVTAGHIYAVIGLKDTTTGDTLSDATNQVVLESMTFPEPVIEVAIEPKTKADQEKLGVAIQKLAEEDPTFRVEQNSETGQTVIKGMGELHLDILVDRMKREFKVEANVGKPQVAYRETIKKNVERHDYTHKKQTGGSGQFAKIQFAIEPIEVTADKIYEFENKVTGGRIPREYIEPTNQGFQDAMAVGVLAGYPMVGVKATLIDGASHDVDSSEMAFKIAGSMGFKEAVRKANPVLLEPLMAVEVRTPEEYMGDVIGDLNSRRGQIQSMEDAAGVKVVRALVPLSEMFGYIGDLRSKTSGRAVYSMEFDSYAEVPRAVADEIVQKNKGE comes from the coding sequence GTGGCACAAGACGTGCTCACGGACCTCAAGAAGGTCCGCAACATCGGCATCATGGCCCACATCGACGCCGGCAAGACGACGACGACCGAGCGCATCCTGTTCTACACGGGCGTCAACCACAAGATCGGCGAGACCCACGACGGCGCCGCCACCACCGACTGGATGGAGCAGGAGCAGGAGCGCGGCATCACGATCACCTCCGCCGCGGTGACCTGCTTCTGGAACAACCACCAGATCAACATCATCGACACCCCCGGACACGTGGACTTCACGGTCGAGGTGGAGCGCTCGCTCCGCGTCCTCGACGGCGCGGTCGCCGTCTTCGACGGCAAGGAGGGCGTCGAGCCCCAGTCCGAGACGGTGTGGCGTCAGGCCGACAAGTACGACGTTCCGCGCATCTGCTTCGTCAACAAGATGGACAAGCTGGGCGCCGACTTCTACTTCACGGTCGACACGATCGTCAACCGCCTGAAGGCCAAGCCGCTCGTGCTGCAGCTGCCCATCGGTGTCGAGAACGACTTCATCGGCGTCGTCGACCTGGTCGAGATGCGGGCCCTCGTGTGGCCCGGCGACGCCAAGGGCGACGTGACGATGGGCGCGAAGTACGAGGTGCAGGAGATCCCCGCCGACCTCGCCGACCGCGCCGCGGAGTACCGCGAGAAGCTGCTCGAGACCGTCGCCGAGAGCGATGAGGCGCTGCTGGAGAAGTACTTCGGCGGCGAGGAGCTCACGGTCGCCGAGATCAAGGGCGCCATCCGCAAGCTCACCGTCGCGGGCGAGCTCTACCCCGTCCTGTGCGGCTCGGCGTTCAAGAACCGCGGTGTGCAGCCGATGCTCGACGCGGTCGTGGACTACCTCCCGTCGCCCCTCGACGTCCCGGCCATCGAGGCGCACGACCCGAAGGACGAGGAGAAGATCATCGAGCGTCACGCCGACGCCGACGAGCCCTTCGCCGCCCTCGCCTTCAAGATCGTGTCGCACCCGTTCTTCGGCCGACTGACCTACATCCGCGTCTACTCGGGTCACCTCGAGTCCGGCGCGCAGGTCGTCAACGCGACCAAGGGCAAGAAGGAGCGCATCGGGAAGATCTTCCAGATGCACGCCAACAAGGAGAACCCGGTCGACTCGGTCACCGCCGGTCACATCTACGCCGTCATCGGTCTGAAGGACACGACGACCGGTGACACGCTCTCGGATGCCACGAACCAGGTCGTGCTGGAGTCGATGACCTTCCCGGAGCCGGTCATCGAGGTCGCGATCGAGCCGAAGACGAAGGCGGACCAGGAGAAGCTGGGCGTCGCGATCCAGAAGCTCGCCGAGGAGGACCCGACGTTCCGCGTCGAGCAGAACTCGGAGACCGGTCAGACCGTCATCAAGGGGATGGGCGAGCTTCACCTCGACATCCTCGTGGACCGCATGAAGCGCGAGTTCAAGGTCGAGGCCAACGTCGGCAAGCCCCAGGTGGCCTACCGCGAGACGATCAAGAAGAACGTCGAGCGCCACGACTACACCCACAAGAAGCAGACCGGTGGCTCGGGTCAGTTCGCGAAGATCCAGTTCGCGATCGAGCCCATCGAGGTCACGGCCGACAAGATCTACGAGTTCGAGAACAAGGTCACCGGTGGCCGTATCCCGCGCGAGTACATCGAGCCGACCAACCAGGGCTTCCAGGACGCGATGGCCGTGGGCGTGCTCGCGGGCTACCCGATGGTGGGCGTGAAGGCGACCCTCATCGACGGTGCCTCGCACGACGTCGACTCGTCCGAGATGGCGTTCAAGATCGCCGGTTCGATGGGCTTCAAGGAGGCCGTCCGCAAGGCGAACCCGGTGCTCCTCGAGCCGCTGATGGCGGTCGAGGTGCGTACGCCCGAGGAGTACATGGGCGACGTCATCGGCGACCTGAACTCCCGTCGCGGTCAGATCCAGTCCATGGAGGATGCCGCCGGCGTCAAGGTCGTCCGTGCGCTCGTCCCGCTGTCCGAGATGTTCGGCTACATCGGCGACCTGCGCTCGAAGACCTCGGGTCGCGCGGTCTACTCCATGGAGTTCGACAGCTACGCCGAGGTGCCTCGGGCCGTCGCCGACGAGATCGTCCAGAAGAACAAGGGCGAGTGA
- the rpsG gene encoding 30S ribosomal protein S7, whose translation MPRKGPAPKRPVVNDPVYGAPVVTQLVNKILIDGKKSLAESIVYGALSGVETKTGADAVATLKKALDNVRPTLEVKSRRVGGSTYQVPVEVKPHRANTLALRWLVSYAKGRREKTMTERLQNEILDASNGLGAAVKRREDTHKMAESNRAFAHYRW comes from the coding sequence ATGCCTCGTAAGGGTCCCGCCCCGAAGCGTCCCGTCGTCAACGACCCGGTGTACGGCGCTCCCGTCGTCACGCAGCTCGTCAACAAGATCCTCATCGACGGCAAGAAGTCCCTCGCCGAGTCGATCGTCTACGGCGCCCTCAGCGGCGTCGAGACCAAGACCGGTGCGGACGCCGTCGCCACCCTCAAGAAGGCGCTCGACAACGTGCGCCCCACCCTCGAGGTCAAGAGCCGCCGCGTCGGCGGCTCGACCTACCAGGTTCCGGTCGAGGTCAAGCCGCACCGCGCGAACACGCTGGCGCTGCGCTGGCTCGTCAGCTACGCGAAGGGCCGTCGCGAGAAGACGATGACCGAGCGTCTGCAGAACGAGATCCTCGACGCCTCGAACGGTCTCGGCGCCGCCGTGAAGCGTCGCGAGGACACCCACAAGATGGCCGAGTCGAACCGCGCCTTCGCGCACTACCGCTGGTAA
- the rpsL gene encoding 30S ribosomal protein S12, whose translation MPTIQQLVRKGRAPKVSKTKAPALKANPQQAGVCTRVYTTTPKKPNSAMRKVARVKLRNGTEVTAYIPGEGHNLQEHSLVLVRGGRVKDLPGVRYKIVRGALDTQAVKNRKQARSRYGAKKG comes from the coding sequence GTGCCAACCATTCAGCAGTTGGTTCGCAAGGGGCGTGCGCCGAAGGTCTCGAAGACCAAGGCTCCCGCGCTGAAGGCGAACCCGCAGCAGGCGGGGGTCTGCACCCGCGTCTACACGACGACCCCGAAGAAGCCGAACTCGGCGATGCGCAAGGTCGCCCGTGTCAAGCTCCGCAACGGCACCGAGGTCACCGCCTACATCCCCGGCGAGGGCCACAACCTGCAGGAGCACTCCCTCGTGCTCGTCCGCGGCGGTCGTGTGAAGGACCTCCCGGGTGTGCGCTACAAGATCGTCCGCGGTGCCCTGGACACCCAGGCCGTCAAGAACCGTAAGCAGGCGCGCAGCCGCTACGGCGCGAAGAAGGGCTGA
- a CDS encoding DUF5684 domain-containing protein, which yields MQTALLHAATSPLIPGGRTVVIVLLVAIVPGLLVYVWTALALSRVYAKLGIAGWKAWVPVYNAVVFLGLGGFSGWLLLLLLIPLFGAVFVYVAIVTSAHRVNAVFGHGAGMTVLAALVFPVWASVLGFGGADPAPDGDAYDRGHDRLRDEDAAAALRALSPDFGRPALNEPLFDARREVLPPSAWIPAAPEPERAAAPVLAPETWAPRAEPPAAAPAHVAEPPTVAVPVRSEAPAAPPAPEPAPVTSWWMPAPDERAAAAPSARVAPEPAAAVPPPPAAPAPPVAPVAAPPVLREAYLPEADAFPEESGAVSAVAGSPTAGAPRAAASAVSAFRPGVGDIADDTFIAQRKRALWALELPDGTAVDLTEETVVLGRRPSPVPAAPGAQLITIEEETRTISKTHALLRRQGETWTISDLGSTNGVMVDTVEVEPGQSVVLDGDFLLGDATLRLARRR from the coding sequence ATGCAGACCGCTCTTCTCCATGCCGCGACCAGCCCGCTCATCCCGGGCGGGCGCACCGTCGTCATCGTCCTGCTCGTCGCGATCGTGCCCGGGCTGCTCGTCTACGTGTGGACGGCGCTCGCCCTCTCCCGCGTGTACGCCAAGCTCGGGATCGCCGGCTGGAAGGCATGGGTGCCCGTCTACAACGCGGTCGTGTTCCTCGGGCTCGGCGGCTTCAGCGGCTGGCTGCTGCTCCTGCTCCTCATCCCGCTGTTCGGCGCCGTCTTCGTCTATGTCGCGATCGTGACCTCGGCGCACCGCGTCAACGCCGTGTTCGGCCACGGTGCGGGCATGACCGTCCTCGCCGCCCTCGTCTTCCCGGTGTGGGCGAGCGTCCTGGGCTTCGGCGGGGCGGACCCCGCGCCCGACGGCGATGCTTACGACCGCGGTCACGATCGGCTCCGGGACGAGGATGCCGCGGCCGCGCTGCGCGCGCTCTCGCCGGACTTCGGGCGGCCGGCGCTGAACGAGCCGCTGTTCGACGCGCGCCGCGAGGTGCTCCCGCCGTCGGCCTGGATCCCCGCCGCGCCCGAGCCCGAGCGCGCCGCGGCGCCGGTGCTCGCGCCCGAGACCTGGGCACCCCGTGCGGAACCGCCCGCGGCCGCTCCCGCGCACGTGGCGGAGCCGCCGACCGTCGCGGTGCCGGTGAGGAGCGAGGCCCCGGCCGCGCCGCCGGCGCCGGAGCCCGCTCCGGTCACGTCCTGGTGGATGCCGGCACCCGACGAGCGTGCGGCCGCGGCCCCGTCGGCACGGGTGGCGCCCGAGCCCGCCGCCGCGGTGCCGCCGCCGCCCGCCGCCCCCGCGCCGCCCGTCGCCCCGGTCGCCGCCCCGCCGGTCCTCCGCGAGGCGTACCTCCCCGAGGCGGACGCCTTCCCCGAGGAGTCCGGCGCCGTCTCGGCCGTCGCGGGCTCACCGACCGCCGGCGCCCCCCGCGCCGCGGCATCCGCGGTCTCGGCCTTCCGCCCGGGCGTGGGCGACATCGCCGACGACACCTTCATCGCGCAGCGCAAGCGCGCGCTCTGGGCGCTCGAGCTCCCCGACGGCACAGCGGTCGATCTCACGGAGGAGACGGTCGTGCTGGGGCGTCGTCCTTCGCCGGTGCCGGCCGCGCCGGGAGCGCAGCTGATCACGATCGAGGAGGAGACCCGGACGATCTCCAAGACGCACGCGCTCCTGCGCAGGCAGGGCGAGACGTGGACGATCTCGGACCTGGGGTCGACGAACGGCGTGATGGTCGACACGGTCGAGGTCGAGCCCGGCCAGTCGGTCGTGCTCGACGGCGACTTCCTGCTCGGAGACGCGACGCTGCGCCTCGCCCGCCGCCGCTGA
- a CDS encoding spermidine/putrescine ABC transporter substrate-binding protein: protein MERSLETQVSQAVDAWLRWLPRWEPATHAGRVAPCRRCLGSPVLSAAGVGTDVPHGVQHGLSTRVKAIIDHAVAEYTARNLPLLQAELDQQATRNRARSYRPGEGLDPEFEGLPLDPEPTPGAPFLFTIAGLAEQADADVPALPPLSEEAKAALRQEVGLADDYANMIGREVCSILLHHRLRIQSAIAEHVEPQIAALLDDLTRSLDAPFDPRDLEGPRS from the coding sequence GTGGAGCGCTCGCTCGAGACGCAGGTGAGCCAGGCCGTCGACGCCTGGCTCCGATGGCTGCCCCGGTGGGAGCCCGCGACCCACGCCGGGAGGGTCGCCCCCTGCCGCCGTTGCCTCGGGTCACCCGTGCTCTCCGCCGCGGGCGTCGGAACCGACGTCCCGCACGGCGTGCAGCACGGGCTCTCGACCCGCGTGAAGGCCATCATCGACCACGCCGTCGCCGAGTACACGGCGCGCAACCTTCCGCTGCTGCAGGCCGAGCTCGACCAGCAGGCCACGCGCAACCGAGCCCGCAGCTACCGGCCCGGCGAGGGGCTCGACCCGGAGTTCGAGGGACTGCCGCTGGATCCCGAGCCGACGCCGGGCGCGCCGTTCCTGTTCACGATCGCGGGTCTTGCCGAGCAGGCGGATGCGGATGTCCCCGCCCTGCCGCCGCTGTCCGAGGAGGCGAAGGCCGCCCTCCGGCAGGAGGTCGGCCTCGCCGACGACTACGCCAACATGATCGGTCGGGAGGTGTGCAGCATCCTGCTCCACCACCGGCTCCGCATCCAGTCCGCGATCGCCGAGCACGTCGAGCCGCAGATCGCGGCGCTGCTCGACGACCTGACCCGCTCGCTCGACGCTCCCTTCGACCCTCGTGATCTCGAGGGTCCTCGATCCTGA
- a CDS encoding ABC transporter produces MSDPKTTHDGDQAEPELSPEEAVARANEGLADAEAAGREAVADPAEGEVVVERAEETVVTEDAVAEPAAETAATADEDVAWYDRPLEETPGAAEPDAPAERVEAAAPIAADDPAPAEETVVAPVPPTAAEPVAATDTYVAPAATAQPIFVQAPEAPRPRGNRGAAGAIGLLATLAFGALFLAVILLSSLLFGTIETGDLVDAVIATVTSWVFWTPVVAFFIGFWFLGAILNRARWGHWVIWGLLVGVVAYGGYILGALFQAPFWELTASEGRALLSAQAFTPYAIAAFVIGRELTIWFGGWVARRGRRLNELNAEAQREYERTLEAGPQLYQA; encoded by the coding sequence ATGAGTGACCCGAAGACGACCCACGACGGCGATCAGGCCGAGCCGGAGCTGAGCCCGGAAGAGGCCGTCGCGCGCGCGAACGAGGGACTGGCGGATGCCGAGGCCGCAGGCCGTGAGGCCGTCGCCGATCCCGCGGAGGGTGAGGTCGTCGTGGAGCGGGCCGAGGAGACCGTCGTGACCGAGGACGCCGTCGCCGAGCCCGCCGCCGAGACCGCCGCGACGGCGGACGAGGACGTCGCCTGGTACGACCGTCCGCTCGAGGAGACCCCGGGCGCGGCCGAGCCCGACGCGCCCGCCGAGCGCGTCGAGGCCGCGGCGCCGATTGCCGCGGACGACCCCGCTCCCGCCGAGGAGACGGTCGTCGCCCCGGTGCCGCCGACTGCCGCCGAGCCGGTCGCCGCGACGGACACCTACGTCGCGCCCGCGGCGACGGCGCAGCCGATCTTCGTCCAGGCGCCCGAGGCTCCGCGTCCGCGCGGCAACCGCGGTGCCGCCGGCGCGATCGGTCTCCTCGCCACGCTGGCGTTCGGCGCGCTGTTCCTCGCCGTGATCCTGCTCTCGAGCCTCCTGTTCGGCACGATCGAGACCGGCGATCTGGTCGACGCCGTCATCGCCACCGTGACGTCGTGGGTGTTCTGGACGCCCGTCGTCGCCTTCTTCATCGGCTTCTGGTTCCTCGGCGCGATCCTCAACCGCGCGCGCTGGGGCCACTGGGTCATCTGGGGTCTGCTCGTGGGCGTCGTCGCCTACGGCGGCTACATCCTCGGTGCGCTCTTCCAGGCGCCGTTCTGGGAGCTCACCGCGAGCGAGGGCAGGGCGCTCCTGAGCGCGCAGGCCTTCACGCCGTACGCGATCGCGGCCTTCGTGATCGGCCGTGAGCTCACGATCTGGTTCGGCGGGTGGGTCGCCCGGCGCGGCCGGCGCCTGAACGAGCTGAACGCCGAGGCGCAGCGCGAGTACGAGCGCACGCTCGAGGCGGGGCCGCAACTGTACCAGGCGTGA